The proteins below come from a single Syntrophales bacterium genomic window:
- a CDS encoding prepilin peptidase, with protein MLTYIVAFIVGAVVGSFLNVVISRVPLGRSIISPPSNCPVCGERIVFYDNIPILSFLLLRGRCRYCKERISWRYFTVELLTAFLALTLLIKFGVNLRFLVFFIFLCVLVVVAFIDLEHGIVPHIIVLPGIPICFMVSIFVLGLKFTDALVGLFAGVAILYLIALYYESITGNEGLGAGDVNLLGMIGAFLGWQGLIVVLPVAAVLGAAAGIIIVLVKGKDLKYALPFAPFLSLGAGVYIFVK; from the coding sequence ATGTTGACATACATTGTTGCTTTCATTGTCGGTGCTGTTGTGGGAAGTTTTCTCAATGTCGTAATTAGCAGGGTTCCTCTTGGCCGTTCTATAATTTCCCCACCTTCTAACTGCCCTGTCTGTGGGGAGCGTATAGTCTTTTATGATAACATTCCTATACTGAGTTTCCTTCTGCTACGAGGGAGGTGTCGATACTGTAAGGAGAGAATTTCCTGGAGGTATTTTACTGTAGAACTCTTAACGGCGTTTCTAGCTCTCACGTTATTGATAAAATTTGGTGTGAATCTAAGGTTTCTGGTCTTTTTTATCTTTCTCTGTGTGCTTGTTGTTGTTGCATTTATCGATCTGGAGCACGGGATCGTGCCGCATATTATTGTTTTGCCGGGTATACCTATTTGCTTTATGGTGAGTATTTTCGTATTGGGATTGAAGTTTACAGATGCCCTTGTTGGTTTATTCGCGGGTGTGGCTATCTTATACCTCATTGCTTTGTACTACGAGTCCATAACGGGTAACGAGGGTTTGGGTGCTGGAGATGTTAATCTTTTGGGTATGATAGGGGCTTTCTTAGGTTGGCAAGGTTTGATAGTTGTGTTACCAGTAGCTGCCGTTTTAGGTGCGGCTGCGGGAATTATCATTGTCTTAGTTAAAGGGAAAGACTTGAAGTACGCTTTGCCTTTCGCCCCCTTTCTCTCGCTAGGAGCCGGTGTTTATATTTTTGTTAAGTGA
- the argS gene encoding arginine--tRNA ligase, with protein sequence MKKEVQRMLKNTLITLQREGRLSLETLPRVEVETAKEEAHGDYATNVAMVLASLLRRSPHEIAGMIVGRIQDEKKILDRVEVAGPGFINFFIKDDVWRSSLVHIEKEGQAYGTGDMGEGYRAQVEFVSANPTGPLHIGHARGAVVGDVIANILKASGYEVEKEYYINDAGNQIWNLGRSVYYRYLQMAGREVDFPETCYQGDYIKELAQRILVNEGTKFLEWDEDKVINHFADLASGVIMEGIKRDLRDFGVTFDFYFSERDLYRDGSVDRVITDLEARGFVYREDGTLWFRSTAFGDEKDRVIVRKRGEPTYFAADVAYHRYKFARGFHLIIDVWGADHHGYIPRLQAGIRALGYTGEALRVILVQMVNLLRDGKPVAMSTRAGEFVTLREVLDEVGRDAARYNFLMRRSDSHLDFDLEVAKKQSNENPVYYVQYAHARIASILRMAEERGITVPRFEETPLFRLILPEEMHLIKAAVRYPEVVMAAASALEPHRLTFYLNDLASVFHSYYNRYRVISDDSELTAARLFLVNSLRIVFRNCLGLLGVDAPDRM encoded by the coding sequence ATGAAAAAAGAAGTTCAGAGGATGTTAAAGAATACGTTGATTACCTTACAGCGGGAAGGTCGTTTAAGTTTGGAGACGCTGCCTAGGGTTGAGGTGGAAACCGCAAAAGAAGAGGCGCATGGTGATTATGCTACTAATGTGGCGATGGTTCTTGCTTCTTTGCTTAGGAGATCTCCCCACGAAATTGCGGGGATGATTGTGGGTCGTATCCAAGATGAGAAAAAAATACTGGACCGGGTTGAAGTTGCCGGTCCAGGTTTTATAAATTTTTTCATAAAAGATGATGTTTGGAGGTCATCGCTGGTACATATCGAGAAAGAAGGTCAAGCTTATGGGACAGGTGACATGGGTGAGGGATACCGCGCACAGGTGGAATTTGTCAGTGCAAATCCTACGGGTCCCCTTCACATTGGTCATGCTCGAGGTGCGGTTGTCGGTGACGTTATTGCAAATATTCTTAAAGCTTCTGGATATGAGGTGGAGAAGGAATACTATATAAACGATGCGGGAAACCAAATATGGAATCTGGGAAGGTCGGTGTATTACCGTTATCTTCAAATGGCGGGACGAGAGGTGGATTTTCCGGAAACATGTTACCAAGGGGATTATATAAAGGAGCTTGCCCAAAGGATCCTGGTAAATGAGGGCACGAAATTCCTCGAGTGGGATGAGGATAAGGTCATCAATCACTTCGCTGATCTGGCCTCTGGGGTTATAATGGAAGGTATTAAGAGGGATCTTCGTGATTTTGGAGTTACGTTTGATTTCTATTTTAGTGAAAGGGATCTTTATCGCGACGGAAGTGTAGATCGAGTTATCACTGACTTGGAAGCCAGGGGATTTGTCTACAGGGAAGATGGTACTCTGTGGTTTCGGTCAACTGCTTTCGGTGATGAGAAGGACAGGGTAATTGTGAGAAAGAGGGGAGAACCCACCTATTTTGCGGCGGATGTTGCCTATCATCGCTACAAATTCGCAAGAGGTTTCCATCTGATCATCGATGTCTGGGGGGCGGATCATCACGGGTATATACCACGCCTCCAAGCGGGCATTCGGGCGCTTGGTTATACTGGGGAAGCTCTGAGGGTGATTCTGGTACAGATGGTCAACCTGCTTCGCGATGGTAAGCCTGTGGCCATGTCCACGAGAGCAGGTGAATTTGTTACACTACGCGAAGTTTTAGATGAGGTGGGGAGAGATGCTGCCAGGTACAATTTTTTGATGCGCCGTTCTGACAGCCATCTGGATTTTGATCTTGAAGTGGCGAAGAAACAGTCTAACGAAAACCCGGTCTACTATGTTCAGTATGCCCATGCGCGAATTGCGAGCATACTCCGAATGGCGGAAGAAAGGGGTATAACTGTGCCCCGTTTCGAAGAGACTCCTCTCTTTAGACTGATCCTCCCTGAGGAGATGCACCTTATAAAGGCGGCTGTGCGTTATCCGGAGGTTGTAATGGCAGCGGCCAGTGCTCTTGAACCTCACCGCCTAACGTTTTATCTAAACGACCTTGCGAGTGTTTTTCACAGTTATTACAACCGATACCGCGTTATATCGGATGATAGTGAGTTGACCGCAGCGAGGCTTTTCCTCGTAAATTCTTTACGTATCGTTTTTAGAAATTGTTTGGGACTACTAGGTGTCGACGCCCCGGATCGGATGTAG
- a CDS encoding SPOR domain-containing protein has product MKWKNRKPGVVVLGRRGVVVLVVGMALLVFVFFLFGVHAGRHIDVMPEKIAWGIPKKVLSALNLLPPKGEHLSMYQPVSEEVRPRDDVASQSTAGQVQSGYPVIKESETNKVVETREDKVVRPLTEEGRTTGEDKEGVRSLTARALYKVQVVSLQDKKRAEEVASLVREQGYRASVVSVDITGKGRWYRVFADGFMSEDKAKEAAAVLMKKVKGQCIVMKAN; this is encoded by the coding sequence ATGAAGTGGAAGAATAGAAAACCGGGTGTAGTGGTTCTAGGGAGGAGGGGTGTAGTTGTTTTGGTGGTGGGTATGGCGCTTCTTGTTTTTGTCTTTTTTCTTTTCGGTGTTCATGCGGGGAGACACATCGATGTTATGCCTGAGAAAATCGCCTGGGGAATCCCAAAGAAAGTACTTAGCGCTCTAAATTTGTTGCCCCCGAAGGGGGAACATTTATCAATGTATCAACCCGTGAGTGAAGAGGTGCGTCCTCGGGATGATGTGGCAAGCCAATCCACCGCCGGTCAAGTTCAGTCCGGATATCCGGTGATTAAAGAGTCTGAAACGAATAAAGTGGTTGAGACCCGTGAAGATAAGGTGGTCAGACCTTTAACTGAAGAAGGAAGAACTACTGGGGAAGATAAGGAGGGAGTGAGGAGCCTTACGGCGAGAGCTCTGTACAAAGTACAGGTTGTTTCCCTACAGGACAAAAAAAGGGCGGAGGAGGTTGCCAGTTTGGTGAGAGAACAGGGTTATCGGGCCTCTGTGGTGAGTGTAGATATTACAGGTAAAGGTAGATGGTACCGCGTGTTTGCGGACGGTTTTATGTCGGAAGATAAAGCGAAGGAAGCTGCAGCGGTTTTGATGAAAAAGGTGAAGGGGCAGTGTATAGTTATGAAAGCCAATTGA